The sequence attctgtgaagaatgtctatggtagtttgatgggaatagcattgaatctataaattacttggggcagcatgaccattttcatgatattgattcttcctatccatgagcatggaatgtttttccatttgtgtcctctcttatttccttgagcagtggtttgtagttgtggAAGAAGAGATTTCAAAGGAGAATGAGGAGACTTTTTCAGTTGATGGAAATGTGTCTTATTTTCATTGTGATGATGGTTTCATGGATATACGAATATGTTGAACTTATTAAATAGTACTCTTTAAATATATGAAGTTTATTGTAAGTCAATTATACCACAATAAACCTGTTTTTGAAAATACAACAAACAGTTGTAGTACAGTGCACTCTAAATCCATAATGTATCAGTCAGGGCAATTTATACTAGTTGCTATAACAAGAAGCCCAATATCTCATTGATTTAATAAAACAATAGTTGCTTTGTTTCTTACGTCATAATTCCATGTGGGTTAGGCTGCCCTTGGCAGCTTGAAGCCAACTGATGATGCAGGGACCCTGGTTCTTCCATCTTGTGACCCTGCTGCCTTCAACATGTGGCCTCCTCTCTtttcaagaaaaagaagatatGGCAGAGATGATTATGACCAGACCTTTGATAAGGAGGTGCCCACCATGTCTGCCTACATCCCTTAGGCCAAAACCCAGTTACATGGCAGGGAGGTTGGCAAATATAGTCGTCTCCATGCCAAGAAACAAGAGTAgtgttttcatttatctatttcaCCAGTCCCtgacaggagaaaaataaatttctctccaTCAAGGAGCTATGCACATAATAACATGTATTACAAAGCAGAAGCATGTTTCTGAGCCAAAATACCTATATTTGGATTCCTTCACAGTTTTTTCCCACAGGGCATTTGCTTTATATCTCTTATATCTCTTACCTAAAGAGCCTATTTAAGGACTTCTTCTCATGAAGGAATAGTTTCTGCACCAAAGGGGATTCCAAGTTTCCAACTCCTAGGAGAGAGAAAATTGGTTATAGTTTTCAAATCATTGCCACTGCCTCCCCAACTCCTTTCCACCTCTCTCCCTAAGGTTTCAAATCTTTCAGCGTCCAGTCTGAGCAAAGGTCTGCAGCTATGTGCCCTATGCCATCTGCATCTGCACCTGCTTGAGGGGAAACTGAGTTCAGCATAATGACACAGAGCCACCAAGAAAATTATAGCAGGATAAAGGGACTTCTTACCAGCCAGATAGCCTCAATTTGTGATCATTTGGACAGGCAGTAACAGTGACAAGATGTGAATTCAAGGGCTTTCACTtccagttgtgtgaccttgggcaagataaATCCTTCtgaaagcctcagtttcttcactgatCACAAATATGGGGGCAATTATAATACTATCAaagtcggccaggtgcggtggctcaagcctgtaatcccagcactttgagaggccgaggcgggtggatcacgaggtcaggagatcgagaccatcctggctaacacggtgaaaccccgcctctactaaaaatacaaaaaattagccgggcgtggtggtgggcatctgtagtcccagctactcgggaggctgaggcaggagaatggcgtgaacccaggaggtggagcttgcagtgagccgagatcgctccactgcactccagcctgggggacagagcaagactccgtctcaaaaagaaaaaaaaaatactatcaaaGTAAAACAAAGAGTTACTGAGCACTGTGATGAAACAgtgaaaaatatatcaaaaagctATAATCCTTGTGGAACTTGCAGTCTAGAGTTAGATGCAGTGAAGCAAAGACAGTTAATATTATGCATTAAAGTCTATGATAGGAACAATATCCATCTTACCTCATAAAGTtactgtgaggatcaaatgaggtcTAATAAATGTATGTAAGCTCTACATAAACTGTGAAATGCCCTACAAATGCTCATTACTGCCATAAAGCAAACAGGCCCTGATGTCATCTGAGTGGCATTACATCCCTGCCACTACTCCAAATGCATGAAATGCAGAGAATTCAGAGAATTACCCAAATGTATAACACATTTgtataaaaatggaattaaatgagatagtaacACATgtggaagcattctgtaaaatcaCATGCTACACACATGTAATTTATTCAAATGGTTATTTCTGATGTTTATTACCAAGGACATAGCCTATGTGGTTCAAaatgccctttccatgatgggaTAGAAAAGGCTGCTGTTTTTCAGCCTTAAGTACATGATCCATGATGTAGATGATTATCAGCCTGTTGACTGCAACACAAAAATACATCTCCCTGAGCTCATCTTGGAAGGGCATGGGGGTACACTGGTGGGATTTTAATGCCCCAAAGAGCACATTTCCAcacacagaagagagaaaagatacTTTGTACTTTGTTGCAATATTTATTCCCACCTCCCCTGCCCACTTTCCCCATTACAAACCCCATAAGGTCTTCTACAATATCGCTCTATCTTCATGCTGACATAACATATCACATCTTCATGGTTACCTAGGGGGCTTTCCCTGTAGCAAATTCTCTTGAGGCAGTGGGTCTCTCCCAGACCAAACCCAGCAGAGCTTCTAACCAGGTGGATGTGGTCCTGGGGCACCTGTTGACCTTTCCTGTGTCAGAACGTCACTGACACTCACCTGTGGGGGCCAACAGCTGGCTCTGCTCAGAGAGAGATGATATAAGGGTCGGGCTTCCAAGTTTAGAACATGGGttgatttttctaatattttgatttGCGACTTGCATCAGTCTCTTCAGGCGACTCCTGAGGTCAAGACTAGGCTCATGGTTCTCACACTTTTCGTGGATTGGACTACCTGTTCCATGTAAACACAGACATGTAATTAGATAATCCATTCTCTGAGGAACTGAATAAACAGTTTTCTAAACCGAGTGGTATTATTTATGGTGAACTTCAAAATACCCAGGGAACAAATATTGTTGGTTTCTTCAGGTAgccaaaaataggaaaaataagaatgaacAGATTTAGGTCCAATTCTAGAATTCTGTTTCTCCCTGTAACTCCAAGGATTTTAATGGGAGGTCATTGTTCCAACTCCCGAAGCTTAAGGCCTCACTCCAAGAGCTGGGTCTCCTTTAACGTTCTCTCCTCAATGTAGCATTGTTCACTCCTGCTCAGGCCAGAGCTCCATGCTCACgtcctttttctgtttcaagTCCCGCcctaggccagatgtggtggctcactcctgtaattccaacactttgggaggccgaggtgggaggactgcttgagcccaggagcttgagaccagccaggacaacatggcaaaaccctgtctttacaaaaagtacaaaaattagccaggcatggtggtgcatgcctatagtcccagctactcaggaggctgaggtgggaggatcacctgaggccggggaaggttgaggctgcagtgagccaagactgtgccactgtactccagcatgggcaacagagtgagaccttgtctcacaaattaaataaatacataaataaataaggcccCATCCTGTCCCATTTAATGATGTCATTAGTATGTGATAGACCATGTTCTATGCACTCTGGACATGTTAACTATTAAATTTTCATGAACTCCTAGGAAGAAGTCCTGTTATTACCTCCACTTCTAACATCAAAGCTGAGGCATaaataagtaatttgtccaaTATAATAAATGACAGAGTTAGGGCTGGAGCACATGGCACATGTTCTCAGCTTTAACTTACACTTCCAGGCAACACAGGAGAAAGACTCTATAATAAAGAGGATGGATCTCTGGTCAGACAGGcccgggttcaaatcctgcctctgagACTCACAAGCTTTACCATTTGGAAATGTTACTTACCTTCTCTGAACctgtttttcttctataaaatgggcatgataataatacctactttgtGAGGTGGATGTGACAATCAAATGTACATAAATCACCAAGTAAAGGATTTGTCTCCATTTCCAGGCAGGTGACTTTTAAAAGgtattacatatgtattttattttaaaattccaagatGCCACTGTACCTCTCTCCATCTAGATAGCCCACAGTTGCCTTAAAGTCAAACCCAAATACCGACTGTTATCAGTTCTCTTGCTCAGGCCAGATACCTAGAGCCATCTTGACTTCACCTCCATCCTCCATCTTCCGACCTCTATATCTAATCAGTAGACAAGACTCGTTGATTCCTCCAATTTGGCTGGAAACATCCAAATGTTTCCTCCATCaccatttttaaaacttaccATGTGTCAGGTACTGTGGAAGTAATTAAAAATACCTCCAGGGGTAGGTATTACTATTACCTGTATCTCCAATTTAGTGGTGAGAAAGCTGAGCCTGTAAGAGATTAAGTGGTTTGTTCAATGTTTCATAATGAATATGTAATAGAGCAGGGATTGGAATTCACactgtctgattccagagcccatgATCTCATACAATCTTGGCAGTTCCTATGGTTACACTGGACAACATGCAGCTCTGAGACGAACTGACGAACTAGATCTTGCAGGTCTTTGGTACAAATATCCCAGGAAACAGCTCATTTTGATTGAGCCAAATCAGGTACCCACTCCTAGGCCAATCACTGTGACCGGGGAGGTGGGGCCTGTAAAAAGGTGGCAGCCCCATTTTGAAGGGCAGGACTGTGGCCAGAAGGGGAAAAAGGGAGGGATGCAGGATGATACAAGGCCACTATGCTTCCCTACTCAAAAACCTGTCGTGCCATTTTGACTACTTGTATAAAGGACCTTGCAGGCCACCGTGATCTGACCTCTACCTCCATTTACGCCTTCGTCTCTCGTCATACCCCATCATACTTTCTTCTCTCAAACCACGATAAACTCCCACATTTCCTCTACCCTGTACTTTTCTGTTATTGGTCTTTCATTCTCATAGCTTCCTTAGTTAAAAATCCTTCATTCTCCAAATAggaacgtttttacactgttggtgggagtgtaaattagttcaaccattgtggaagacagtgtggtgattcctcaaggatctagaactagaattaccatttgacccagcaatcccattactgggtatatacccaaaggattataaatcatgctactacaaagacacatgtacgcatatgttcattgcagcactattcacaatagcaaagacttggaaccaatgcaaatgtccatcaatgacagactggattaagaaaatatggcacatatataccatggaatactatgcagccataaaaaaggacgagttcatgtcctttgcaaagacatggatgaagccggaaaccatcattctcagcaaactatcgcaaggacagaaaaccaaacactgcatgttctcagtcataggtgggaattgaacaatgagggcagggggctgggggagggatagcattaggagaaatacctaatgtaaatgatgagttgatgggtgcagcaaaccaacatggcacatgtatatac comes from Symphalangus syndactylus isolate Jambi chromosome 11, NHGRI_mSymSyn1-v2.1_pri, whole genome shotgun sequence and encodes:
- the LOC129492855 gene encoding uncharacterized protein isoform X2, producing the protein MDYLITCLCLHGTGSPIHEKCENHEPSLDLRSRLKRLMQVANQNIRKINPCSKLGSPTLISSLSEQSQLLAPTGVGNLESPLVQKLFLHEKKSLNRLFREEATC
- the LOC129492855 gene encoding uncharacterized protein isoform X1, producing the protein MAEKLKRLDLYQGSPIHEKCENHEPSLDLRSRLKRLMQVANQNIRKINPCSKLGSPTLISSLSEQSQLLAPTGVGNLESPLVQKLFLHEKKSLNRLFRGCNKAPS
- the LOC129492855 gene encoding uncharacterized protein isoform X3, with protein sequence MDYLITCLCLHGTGSPIHEKCENHEPSLDLRSRLKRLMQVANQNIRKINPCSKLGSPTLISSLSEQSQLLAPTGVGNLESPLVQKLFLHEKKSLNRLFRTAS